A window of the Helianthus annuus cultivar XRQ/B chromosome 4, HanXRQr2.0-SUNRISE, whole genome shotgun sequence genome harbors these coding sequences:
- the LOC110940613 gene encoding pentatricopeptide repeat-containing protein At5g50990, translating to MSREVIKRFQWRNKPTSIWLWRSNHTASVIEFPATEPSAFSDHQLLVQSLEECKLSRNSTAVIATHSRIIKLGYETCPSLTSLLVTAYISFNHLNFARQLLNEVPYWKFNLVSSNSIIASLMKAGDVNIAKKMFAKMPKRDLITWNSMISGFVRNARYDEAFRFFRKMLNSNMEPDKFTFSSIITSCGRVGALDQAKCIHGLLTEKRIELNFILSSALIDMYSKCGRIETAKSIFENVRHDDVSVWNAMINGLAMHGLATDAIATFSKMEDENCLPDSITFVGILTACSHCGLTQQGREYFNLMRTKYAIKPQLEHYGSMVDLFGRAGLLEEAYKVIETMPMDPDVVIWRAFLSACRTHKNPSLGEVAVSKISHLASGDYVLLSNTYCSVNKWDNAENVRHMMRQKRVNKSRGKSWIEFGGVIHQFKSGDVSHSETESIYKILEGLTGRVREEGFIRVTELVLMDISEEEKEGNLNYHSEKLAVAYGILKLSPGSEIRVSKNLRTCIDCHSWMKLVSKVLKRVIIVRDRTRFHRIEDGLCSCGDYW from the exons ATGAGCAGAGAAGTTATCAAACGGTTTCAATGGCGGAACAAGCCTACTTCTATCTGGCTATGGCGATCCAACCACACAGCTTCCGTTATCGAGTTTCCTGCTACCGAACCTTCAG cattttcagaccaccaattgCTGGTCCAATCTCTGGAAGAATGCAAATTATCAAGAAATTCAACAGCTGTTATCGCAACACACTCAAGAATCATTAAACTCGGGTACGAAACATGCCCATCTCTTACATCACTGCTGGTCACAGCATACATTTCTTTCAATCATCTCAATTTTGCACGTCAGTTACTTAACGAAGTTCCTTACTGGAAGTTCAATTTAGTTTCTTCCAATTCAATCATCGCAAGTCTTATGAAAGCAGGAGATGTTAATATCGCCAAGAAGATGTTCGCTAAAATGCCCAAACGAGATCTAATAACCTGGAACTCAATGATATCAGGTTTTGTTAGAAATGCACGTTATGATGAGGCGTTTAGGTTCTTCAGAAAGATGTTAAATTCAAATATGGAGCCCGATAAATTTACATTTTCATCCATTATCACTTCATGTGGTCGTGTCGGCGCTCTGGATCAAGCTAAGTGTATACACGGTTTACTAACCGAAAAAAGAATTGAACTTAATTTTATTCTAAGTTCCGCACTCATAGACATGTACTCAAAATGCGGAAGAATCGAAACTGCAAAATCGATTTTCGAAAACGTTAGACACGATGATGTTTCCGTTTGGAATGCCATGATTAACGGGCTAGCAATGCACGGTCTTGCTACAGACGCGATCGCAACGTTTTCAAAAATGGAAGATGAAAACTGTTTACCCGATTCAATCACTTTCGTCGGAATCTTAACCGCATGTAGTCATTGCGGTTTGACTCAACAAGGCCGTGAGTATTTTAACTTAATGAGAACGAAATACGCGATCAAGCCACAGCTTGAGCATTACGGGTCAATGGTTGACCTCTTCGGTCGGGCCGGGCTTCTAGAAGAAGCTTACAAAGTAATTGAAACAATGCCGATGGACCCTGATGTTGTTATATGGAGAGCATTTCTTAGCGCGTGTAGAACACATAAAAACCCGAGTTTGGGAGAAGTTGCAGTTTCGAAAATATCACATCTTGCTAGTGGAGATTACGTGTTACTGTCTAATACTTATTGTTCCGTAAATAAATGGGATAACGCCGAAAACGTAAGGCATATGATGAGACAAAAACGTGTTAACAAAAGTAGAGGGAAAAGTTGGATTGAATTCGGTGGAGTGATACACCAGTTTAAATCAGGAGATGTATCGCATTCTGAAACCGAATCGATTTACAAGATTCTTGAGGGGTTAACGGGTCGGGTTAGAGAGGAAGGTTTTATACGTGTTACGGAACTGGTTTTAATGGATATATCTGAAGAGGAAAAAGAGGGAAATCTGAATTATCATAGTGAAAAGTTGGCAGTGGCGTATGGCATACTAAAATTGAGCCCCGGATCTGAAATTCGGGTTTCGAAGAATCTGAGGACGTGTATTGACTGTCACTCGTGGATGAAATTGGTTTCTAAAGTGTTGAAAAGAGTAATCATTGTGAGGGACCGGACCCGGTTTCATCGGATTGAAGATGGTTTGTGTAGTTGTGGAGATTACTGGTAG